In the Luteolibacter rhizosphaerae genome, GAAGGTGGCACCCTGTGCGAACTCGCGCCAGCCCTGACGAAAGCACAGCTCCTCGATGACCCACACCCCATTCCCGAGGAGTATCTCATGCGTGGGAGTATTGTCCGGGCCGGTGCCGCCGATGGAGAAGTGATCGATGCCGACGGCACGCACCCCTTGGGCCACCATCCACTGCGCGCCTGCGGGAGAAAGGTAGGGCGAGCGATGGATCCACTCGTCTGTCATGACCCGCTTGTGACCCCAGCCGGTATTGAGAAGAAGGATGCGATCGCTAACATCCCCTGCCCCATCGAGATCCGCGGGGCCGATGGCATGCGAAGCGGGGAGATGAGTGAGGTCGATGATGGTCTGTTCTCCGCAGAAAGTTTCGAGCGGAAGCTCATCGATGGAGGCGCCGCCTGCGATCTTATGCAGCGGCGCATCAAGGTGCGTGCCGGTGTGCGAGGCCATGTGAAACTCCTCCATGCGCCAACCATCCACCGGGTGATCCGCGCTGCGCGGCAAACGCACGGGCGGGTGCACATGGCAATTCGGGCAGCCATCGAAGAGCGGTTGGGAGAGATCGAAGAAGCGCATGTAGATACAATGACGAATGACGAATGTCGAAGAAGCAAGCTAGCCGATGATGGGGTCGCGGTTCTGGGGGAGGCCGCGGGTGAAGTTAAAGTTGTGGATGGGCTCGAGGATCTCCATTACTTCGGCCAGCAGGTCGCGGTCGAAGGGTTGATCGAGGTAGGCGATGTTCGCACGGATGTTATCGGGATTCGCGGATCCTACCAAGGTGCTGGCAATCGCCTCGTTGTCACAGGCGAACTGAAGGGCGAGTTGGACGATATCGACGCCACGTGAGCGGCAGTGCTCCATGGCTTTCCGACAGCCTGCCTGGATAGTGGGGGTGGATGGATGCCACGAGGGCGCGCCGCGCTGCGTGAGCAGACCCATGCCAGTGGGCGAGGCATTGATGATGCCGACGCCTTTCTCCTGAAGGTAGGGAATGAGGTCAGCGAGCGAGGTGTCATTCAGCTCGTAGTGGCAGAAGGAGAGAACGGTCTCCACGGTGCCGGGCGGGACGCGATCGAGAATGGACGGGAAGATCTTGAGCGGGAGTCCGGTGATCCCGATGTGACGCACGATCCCTTGCTCCTTCAGATTATGGAGCGTCGGAAGGGTTTCATCGATGACCTGATTGTGATCCGCAAACTCGATGTCGTGGCACTGAATGAGGTCGATGTGGTCGACGCCGAGGCGCTTCAGGCTGTGCTCGACGCTGCGCTCGGTGCTGGCGCGGGAGAAATCGTAATCGCCGCGGGGCTCGCTGTAGCTGCCGATCTTGGTGGCGAGGATGTAGGAATCCCGCGGGATGCCTTCCAGCGCGCGGCCGAGGCGGAGTTCGGCGAGGGTTTCGCCGTAGGAAGGCGAGACGTCGATGAAGTTCATGCCGCCCTCCAAGGCGGCGTGCACGGTGGCGATGGCATCGTCGAGGGTGACCGGGCGGAAGACGGAGCCGAGGGATGAGCCGCCGAAGCCGAGGACGGAGACCTCAAGTCCGGTGGAGCCGAGCGGGCGGTATTTCATGGGTTTGTGGGGGTCAGCATGGGCTAAAGGGGTGGTGGGGACCATGGCGGTTCTTGGCCAATCCATGACGATTCTTGACCTGATGCTAGGATTGGAGATGTTGGAAGGATGGATCATCCGGCGTTGGAGCCACCAGAATTTGTCTCGCGGCAGGTGCGGGAGGCGCGGCGGTTTTACCTGAACCTGAATCCCGCTCCGGGGTATCCGCTGACGGTGGTGTGCGGGGGCTGGGAGCGCTGTGCGGCGGACTTCCGGGTGGAGAGGAAGGACTTCCCCTTTCTCTGTGTGGAATTCGTGACGGCAGGGAAAGGAAGGGTAAGCTTGGGGGGAAAAGAGAGAGCCTTGGAGCGGGGCAGCGTGTTTTCCTACGGGCCGGGCTGCGGGCATGTGATTGCGGCGGATCCCGATGATCCGCCGCAGAAGTACTTCCTGGATTTCTCAGGTCAGGAGGGAATCGAGCTTTTGAAGCTGGCAGCGCTGGTGCCGGGGAGCTTCCGCAGCGCGGGAGATCCGGAGCGGGTGGAAGAGGCCTTCAAGGCGGTGCTGGAGAGCGGGCGCCGATCAGGACCGCAGGCGGAGAAGATCGCAGCGCTACAGACGGAGATCCTGCTGAGAACCTTGGCGGATGGCGCGATCGGAACGGGAGGGCGGGAGCAATCCTACCAGAGCTATTTGAGATGCCGGGACTGCATTGATGCTCAGTTTTTGGGGCTGAAAACGGCGACAGAACTGGCGGCGGCCTGCCACTTGGATCCGGCGTATCTCTCGCGCCTATTTGCCATGCATGGTCACGCGTCGCCCTATCACGTGTTGCTACGCCGGAGGATGCAGCACGCGGCCGCCCTGCTAGATGGCGGCGGGCTGATCGTGCGCGAGGTGGCGGAGGCGCTCGGCTTGGATCCCTTTCATTTCTCCCGTGTTTTCAAGCGTATCCACGGAATCTCACCCGCGGAATTCCTGAAGCGCCGGGCATCGGCAAGAATCGATGCAACTTAACTCTTAACGCCCAATTGTGACAATTTAATAACATTCCCAAAACTTTCAAAACGCGATATAATTTAGTTTAATTGAAACTTAGGATTGACGGAAACCGAAGCTTGGGGTGAAAGCGTGGGCGTGCATCCGCGACACTCCCGTGCCGCAGCACATCTTCACCCCTTCCCTCACTCCCATGGTTTCAGGATCCGATAGTCCCGGAGGTTATTCTCCGGGCAGACGGCGCGTCATCGCGCTCGCAGGTGCCAGCGGTCTGGCCGGTGTCGCAGCCGCGATCTGGCCGTGGAAGCAAGACGAGGAAGTCGCCGCGCCTGCCGTTTCCAAGACCGCCGCGCCGCGTATCGCGGAGACCGAAGAGGTAGCCGCGAACGAAGCTGCCGCCGAGACGACCGTTTCCAACTCCAGCGTGGCGAGCGAACGCGAGCGCTATGCCCAGCACGTGGGCGAGACTTTCCGCGGCAGTCCGGAAGGCGGCGGCAAGCTGGACCTGATCCTGGAGACCGTGGGGCCGCTGCTGGTGATGGCCGGCGGCCAGAAGCGCTTCGAGGGGTATTCCCTCCTTTTCAAGATCCCGAAGGGGAACCTGCCCGGCGACGGGATGGTGACCCTCAGCCACGAGGCCCTGGGCGAAAGCGGCCTCTACTTCGTGTCGGTGGGAGGACCCACCGTCCAAGCCCGCTGCGAAGCGATCATCTCCCGCGCCGTCTGACCCGATCCCTTTCCTTTCCGAGCCATGGCCGAACCCTTCCTCGCTGAAATCCGGATCATGTCCTTCAACTTCCCGCCGAAAGGCTGGGCGTTGTGCAACGGACAGTTCCTTCCCATCAACCAGAACCAAGCGCTCTTCTCCTTGATGGGCACCATGTATGGCGGCAACGGCCAGACTAACTTCGCGCTGCCCAACCTGCGCGGACGGGTGCCGATCCACATGGGCGCCGGTTTCACCCAAGGCCAGGCCGCCGGCCAGGAGGCCCACACCGTGACCATCTCGGAGCTGCCGACCCATGCCCACATGGTGCAGTGCACGCCAACCGGTGCCGCGACGGACGATCCATCCAACCGTCTTCCGGGCCGCGCCGCAGGCAATGCCTATGGCTCCGCGACCGGTCTGGTGCCGATGGCGCCGCAGACGGTCACCAGCATCGGTGGCAGCCAAGCCCATCAGAACATGCAGCCCTTCCTGACGCTGAACTTCTGTGTCGCCCTACAGGGCATCTTCCCGAGCCAAACCTGAAACCTCACGACTCATGGCCCAACCTTATGTAGGAGAAATCCGGATGTTCGCGGGGAACTTCGCCCCCGCCGGCTGGATGTTCTGTGACGGATCGATCCTGCCGATCTCCGAAAACGAAACTTTGTTCCAATTGATCGGAACCACCTATGGCGGGGATGGTGAGTCCACCTTCGCATTGCCGAACCTCGCCAGCCGCGTGCCGATCCACATGGGCACCGGCTCAAGCGGAGTGACCTATCAGATCGGCGAGGCGGCGGGCGTGGAAAGCGTAACGCTCAGCACTTCCCAGATCCCGAATCACTCGCATTCCTTTCTGGCTTCCAGCAATTCGGCGACGGGGCCCTCCCCGACAGGCCAAGTCTATGCCGCAGCCGACATCTATTCACCGGCAGGCCCGCCCTCGGCAATGGGGGTGCAAGGCATCACGCCCGTCGGAGGATCCCAGCCGCATGAGAACATGCAGCCCTACCTGGTGATCAACTACATCATCTCGCTCTTCGGAATCTTTCCGAGCCAAACCTAAGACTGCCATGGCCGATCCCTTTGTTGCTGAAATCCGCATCTTCGCCTTCAACTTCGCGCCGCGGGGTTGGGCCTTCTGCAACGGGCAACTCCTGCCCATCAGCCAGAATACCGCGCTCTTCTCCCTGCTGGGAACCTATTATGGCGGCGATGGTAAATCCACCTTCGCACTGCCGGACATGCAGGGAAATGCGGCCGTGGCCGCCGGCCAAGGTCCGGGACTATCCGATCGCTTCCTCGGGGAAATGGCGGGCAGCGAGAATGTCACCCTGCTCCAATCGGAGATTCCGATTCACACCCACGTGCTGGGTGGCTCGCAGGACCGCTCCGACGACCTGGGCTCGCCAGCCAACA is a window encoding:
- a CDS encoding cyclase family protein — its product is MRFFDLSQPLFDGCPNCHVHPPVRLPRSADHPVDGWRMEEFHMASHTGTHLDAPLHKIAGGASIDELPLETFCGEQTIIDLTHLPASHAIGPADLDGAGDVSDRILLLNTGWGHKRVMTDEWIHRSPYLSPAGAQWMVAQGVRAVGIDHFSIGGTGPDNTPTHEILLGNGVWVIEELCFRQGWREFAQGATFMALPLLVPGFSGSPCRAVLVQVP
- a CDS encoding aldo/keto reductase, with translation MKYRPLGSTGLEVSVLGFGGSSLGSVFRPVTLDDAIATVHAALEGGMNFIDVSPSYGETLAELRLGRALEGIPRDSYILATKIGSYSEPRGDYDFSRASTERSVEHSLKRLGVDHIDLIQCHDIEFADHNQVIDETLPTLHNLKEQGIVRHIGITGLPLKIFPSILDRVPPGTVETVLSFCHYELNDTSLADLIPYLQEKGVGIINASPTGMGLLTQRGAPSWHPSTPTIQAGCRKAMEHCRSRGVDIVQLALQFACDNEAIASTLVGSANPDNIRANIAYLDQPFDRDLLAEVMEILEPIHNFNFTRGLPQNRDPIIG
- a CDS encoding helix-turn-helix transcriptional regulator, which codes for MEPPEFVSRQVREARRFYLNLNPAPGYPLTVVCGGWERCAADFRVERKDFPFLCVEFVTAGKGRVSLGGKERALERGSVFSYGPGCGHVIAADPDDPPQKYFLDFSGQEGIELLKLAALVPGSFRSAGDPERVEEAFKAVLESGRRSGPQAEKIAALQTEILLRTLADGAIGTGGREQSYQSYLRCRDCIDAQFLGLKTATELAAACHLDPAYLSRLFAMHGHASPYHVLLRRRMQHAAALLDGGGLIVREVAEALGLDPFHFSRVFKRIHGISPAEFLKRRASARIDAT
- a CDS encoding DUF6916 family protein; this translates as MVSGSDSPGGYSPGRRRVIALAGASGLAGVAAAIWPWKQDEEVAAPAVSKTAAPRIAETEEVAANEAAAETTVSNSSVASERERYAQHVGETFRGSPEGGGKLDLILETVGPLLVMAGGQKRFEGYSLLFKIPKGNLPGDGMVTLSHEALGESGLYFVSVGGPTVQARCEAIISRAV
- a CDS encoding phage tail protein; this translates as MAEPFLAEIRIMSFNFPPKGWALCNGQFLPINQNQALFSLMGTMYGGNGQTNFALPNLRGRVPIHMGAGFTQGQAAGQEAHTVTISELPTHAHMVQCTPTGAATDDPSNRLPGRAAGNAYGSATGLVPMAPQTVTSIGGSQAHQNMQPFLTLNFCVALQGIFPSQT
- a CDS encoding phage tail protein — encoded protein: MAQPYVGEIRMFAGNFAPAGWMFCDGSILPISENETLFQLIGTTYGGDGESTFALPNLASRVPIHMGTGSSGVTYQIGEAAGVESVTLSTSQIPNHSHSFLASSNSATGPSPTGQVYAAADIYSPAGPPSAMGVQGITPVGGSQPHENMQPYLVINYIISLFGIFPSQT
- a CDS encoding phage tail protein; protein product: MADPFVAEIRIFAFNFAPRGWAFCNGQLLPISQNTALFSLLGTYYGGDGKSTFALPDMQGNAAVAAGQGPGLSDRFLGEMAGSENVTLLQSEIPIHTHVLGGSQDRSDDLGSPANNMLPGGGVDLYGANTGPYELMALTELAPTGGSLPHNNMMPYLCLNFCIAMQGVFPPRG